Proteins from a genomic interval of Nematostella vectensis chromosome 12, jaNemVect1.1, whole genome shotgun sequence:
- the LOC5509540 gene encoding ATPase family AAA domain-containing protein 5 isoform X2, whose amino-acid sequence MSAKMLGAASMAKEIDEAKVSPDRPSNQSKSIKSFFQSRSPESDSSPIRESPSQESKDSKDAPSERDTAQDDAVLEEKLDGMTRLQGSGNKSEEKSIKKTKQKWSLTWRVANKSKQNTTTTPDSDFEEDSLPTLELEDNDEKNFNKDNKNTKAKKKGKVGKIKNADESITKDDNTSRNYKAAQDGRSKNNVFTVLMSKPTSRQESQRSQAEVAHQLQTDENVDKKDIKKVEVSIIESPSTAKCVDSADLEDDTGVSNTTEKSSMKGPNAFKLMMQKSRSPTSDKEVTKNVTAKPAEKKFKLNICYSKKRTNFEIEDDDIFTGEIIGGNKKYKSADANSSINSKGRRGTSRKADNTEKCSDEGVDDNGGSRGYNTTNPNESSKKTKIKNKNVKKQNESLDAKEPVNISDSSNLSSPNSCQIVEKKEKSVKRRRKREGDQDSTIKSSGSEDFDPPPRRPGLRSRTKLTQSVEEVDTESERDEKEKKKRSKKKEKEGTSLKNPLTDQEARSQNNTQTIVPQKLAPIFLQRPKPQKNVTPASTSKDQTEATSTDKLKQKSAEVIRPEIPAVNQEELAAANKVFNSLFSGSRGVKGISSTVQITADMPAPWPTVSHVLQAEESSWKLEEPVWGRFKLGDYKVNVMPEMSSLALGDVTHSSNRYLRREKQEQVPQYEPLSSAMVKKVLSDISAHYPGIPVKKLYKQYKAKEDEARSFAKVKAGYPTEKEDSIDGMVDEKTKAKISKNKSVKTKGGSKRKLSVESGEEGSCKKQLKKEQFDEEVLDKGKIKEDKKPDKRFSRKGQKRERSVDYQSECQRRSTRTRTPSSKIEPEGKVEKKTETSKTKKRKTMDDSTDDIRKTDKTDGETKTPKTLPSEDSRLSQEGQRAASVQELPWSERFKPTCSSEVMGNASTTTRLRTWLEQWKIKREKTLRKELELQKRLLAKQNKSKAASSSMWKEDSDSDFQQSDSDSEGSCVEDSGLCNAMLVVGPRGAGKTASIYACAGELGYKVFEVNCTSKRSSKHIISQLEEATQSHLVMTNPSTTTPHSSAFGGLFKNISEKIEPPVKNPVSAFFKSSEKDKPKEKLSKKRGRKSEKGQKSERKEKKEENDQRMDGSDGSSSKKISIKAASLILFEEVDVIFEEDRSFWAAVNSFMRNTKCPIIMTSNDVHVGCDGRYEQLLFKLPSINLLSAHLQLTALINHVVIQPSDIKALVSLYGSDIRQCFLMLQFWLLSGGGKSMEYAQSSLDEAAKNVKQTGFLSVQTEPSSQGVSSLPTGSMSIMEDAGEESMFLSLDDWQSLRETRRRGKAGADIINSTQLYQHKQHELYHGKMISQPLGQDVECDTDASQGVVSDMLEDTRTESMLAEAMTTESQSLQVTPGTAVDGPLPRVHFGLTESALGILNCAKDAGKCWNEMFQEEDTRERVFRSEKLTNLTTFTQSSGFSIVTSNLASFLPRLFAPKHSISKYEKQVTIHDKPVFEKTAVGSLFMDKNIFDDDVSSEGAQAGVTNMDMETKATNGKEEEQSRGKHPRTQLTGKAKILNDKALDVFTNLVEDRSFMDSYIPSSHPKPAVFGWWHAHIKPGISDDVITIRDRRDLLMKSRLTAIRGALEVASFRNSQSTYRDFVELTGEGSGEDLHSPPEEDWVGVLPLGEMSDVIGLEELTDPHQRRVSSQSKLYRSVSSALPPNIYCCHRAVCTEYLPTLRAICHTERLREAANTKRRFLHYLNSNSFPFSRTTLQSIADSYLG is encoded by the exons ATGTCGGCGAAAATGTTGGGCGCTGCTTCGATGGCCAAGGAAATTGACGAGGCAAAG GTGTCTCCTGACAGGCCCTCAAATCAAAGTAAAAGCATCAAAAGCTTTTTCCAGAGCCGGTCACCCGAGAGTGACAGCTCCCCTATCAGAGAAAGCCCATCCCAAGAGAGTAAAGACAGTAAAGATGCTCCTAGCGAAAGAGATACTGCCCAAGATGATGCAGTTCTTGAGGAAAAACTTGATGGGATGACTAGATTGCAGGGTAGTGGGAATAAAAGTGAAGAGAAATCCattaaaaaaactaaacaaaaGTGGTCTTTAACATGGAGGGTTGCCAACAAGTCCAAACAAAATACTACCACCACCCCAGACTCTGATTTTGAAGAGGATTCCTTGCCCACTTTAGAGTTGGAGGATAATGATGAGAAAAATTTTAATAAAGATAACAAGAATACCAAGGCAAAGAAGAAGGGAAAAGTGGGTAAAATTAAAAATGCTGATGAATCCATAACTAAGGATGATAACACAAGTAGAAATTATAAAGCAGCTCAAGATGGGCGAAgtaaaaacaatgtttttactGTGTTGATGAGTAAACCAACATCTCGGCAAGAATCACAAAGATCACAAGCTGAAGTTGCCCATCAATTACAAACTGATGAGAATGTTGACAAGAaagatataaaaaaggttGAAGTATCAATAATAGAATCACCATCAACTGCTAAATGTGTGGATAGTGCTGATCTAGAAGATGATACGGGAGTTtcaaatacaacagaaaaatcaTCTATGAAAGGGCCTAATGCATTTAAATTGATGATGCAAAAAAGTAGAAGCCCTACATCTGACAAAGAAGTCACTAAAAATGTAACTGCAAAGCCTGCTGAAAAGAAATTTAAGCTGAATATCTGTTACTCTAAGAAGAGAACAAACTTTGAAATTGAAGATGATGATATTTTCACTGGAGAAATTATTGGAGGTAATAAGAAGTACAAATCTGCTGATGCAAATAGTAGCATAAATAGCAAAGGTAGAAGAGGGACATCTAGGAAAGCAGACAATACTGAGAAATGCTCTGATGAAGGTGTGGATGACAATGGTGGAAGCAGGGGGTACAATACTACAAACCCAAATGAATCATCTAAGAAAACTAAAATCAAAAATAAGAatgtaaagaaacaaaatgagTCATTAGATGCTAAGGAACCAGTCAATATCTCAGACAGCTCAAATCTGAGCAGCCCAAATAGCTGTCAAATTgttgaaaaaaaggaaaagtcagtgaaaagaagaagaaaaagggagGGTGACCAAGATTCTACCATAAAGTCATCAGGAAGCGAGGACTTTGACCCCCCTCCTAGACGGCCAGGCCTTAGAAGTAGAACCAAATTGACGCAAAGTGTAGAGGAAGTTGATACTGAGAGTGAAAGAGAtgagaaagagaaaaagaagagaagTAAAAAGAAGGAGAAGGAAGGGACTTCCCTTAAAAATCCTTTGACAGACCAGGAGGCAAGGTCACAGAACAACACCCAAACAATTG TTCCGCAAAAGCTAGCCCCCATTTTCCTGCAAAGACCAAAACCACAGAAGAATGTAACACCTGCTTCAACATCAAAAGACCAAACAGAAGCTACTTCCACAGACAAACTCAAGCAAAAATCAGCAGAAGTTATTAGACCTGAGATCCCAGCAGTTAACCAAGAAGAATTAGCAGCAGCTAACAAGGTATTTAACTCCCTCTTTTCTGGGAGCAGAGGGGTGAAGGGGATATCATCCACTGTGCAGATTACAGCTGACATGCCAGCGCCATGGCCGACTGTCAGTCATGTGCTTCAAGCGGAGGAGTCGTCATGGAAACTTGAGGAACCAGTCTGGGGTCGGTTTAAGTTGGGTGATTATAAAG TGAATGTAATGCCAGAGATGTCAAGTCTTGCTTTAGGAGATGTCACCCACTCCTCCAATCGATACCTTAGAAGAGAAAAGCAG GAACAAGTCCCCCAATATGAGCCCCTGAGCTCTGCTATGGTAAAGAAAGTCCTCTCTGACATCTCAGCCCATTATCCTGGCATTCCAGTCAAGAAGCTGTATAAGCAATATAAGGCAAAGGAGGATGAAGCTAGAAGCTTTGCCAAAGTGAAGGCAGGGTATCCTACAGAAAAAGAAGACAGTATAGATGGAATGGTTGATGAGAAAACCAAGGCAAAGATCAGCaaaaataaatctgtaaagacaAAGGGAGGATCCAAGAGGAAGCTGTCAGTTGAAAGTGGGGAAGAGGGGTCTTGTAAAAAGCAGCTGAAGAAAGAACAGTTCGATGAGGAAGTCCTGGACAAAGGTAAAATAAAAGAGGATAAGAAACCAGATAAACGCTTTTCAAGAAAAGGacaaaagagagaaagaagTGTTGATTATCAGTCAGAATGTCAGAGACGTTCTACTCGTACAAGAACACCGTCTTCAAAAATTGAACCAGAGGGAAAAGTGGAAAAGAAAACAGAgacttcaaaaacaaaaaagcgcAAGACTATGGATGATTCAACTGATGACATTAGAAAAACTGATAAAACAGATGGTGAAACAAAAACCCCCAAGACCTTGCCATCTGAGGACTCTAGGTTATCTCAAGAAGGTCAAAGGGCTGCTAGTGTACAGGAACTTCCCTGGAGTGAAAGGTTTAAGCCAACCTGCTCATCTGAAGTCATGGGGAATGCGTCGACCACCACACGGCTCAGAACATGGCTGGAACAATGGAAGATCAAGCGGGAGAAGACACTACGCAAGGAGCTTGAGTTACAGAAAAG ACTCCTTGCCAAACAAAATAAGTCCAAGGCTGCAAGCTCATCCATGTGGAAGGAGGACAGCGACTCAGACTTTCAACAAAGTGACTCAGACAGTGAGGGAAGCTGTGTGGAGGACAGTGGACTCTGTAATGCCATGCTTGTTGTCGGCCCAAGGGGTGCTGGGAAGACAGCGTCCATTTATGCATGTGCTGGAGAACTTGGATACAAG GTGTTTGAGGTTAACTGCACTTCTAAGCGCTCCAGCAAACACATCATCTCCCAACTGGAAGAAGCTACACAGTCTCATCTTGTGATGACCAACCCATCAACCACTACCCCCCACTCGTCTGCTTTTGGTGGCCTGTTCAAGAATATCTCAGAAAAAATAGAGCCCCCAGTGAAAAATCCTGTCTCAGCATTCTTCAAATCATCAGAAAAGGATAAACCTAAAGAAAAGTTGTCCAAGAAGAGAGGGCGCAAAAGTGAAAAAGGCCAAAAAAGTGAgcgaaaagagaaaaaagaagaaaatgatcAGAGAATGGATGGCTCTGATGGCAGCTCAAGTAAAAAGATTTCTATCAAGGCAGCATCTCTGATTTTATTTGAAGAG GTTGATGTAATTTTtgaagaagaccgttctttcTGGGCCGCAGTCAATTCCTTCATGCGCAACACAAAGTGTCCGATCATCATGACTAGTAATG aTGTACATGTTGGATGTGACGGGCGGTATGAACAGCTGTTATTCAAACTCCCGTCAATCAACCTCTTGTCAGCCCATCTTCAACTTACTGCACTCATTAATCATGTGGTTATCCAACCCAGCGACATCAAGGCCCTCGTCTctttatatggaagtgacatTCGGCAATGTTTCCTAATGTTGCAATTCTGGCTACTCTCTGGGGGAGGGAAGAGTATGGAATATGCACAGTCTTCCTTAGATGAGGCTGCAAAGAATGTAAAACAGACAGGGTTTCTCTCTGTTCAG ACGGAGCCCTCAAGCCAAGGTGTCAGCAGTCTTCCAACAGGGAGCATGAGCATTATGGAGGATGCCGGAGAGGAGAGCATGTTCCTTTCATTGGATGATTGGCAGTCACTCAGAGAGACGAGAAGAAGAGGCAAGGCAGGAGCCGATATCATCAACAGCACACAGCTATATCAGCATAAACAACATGAACTTTACCATGGCAAAATGATAAGTCAACCATTGGGACAG GATGTAGAATGTGACACGGATGCATCTCAGGGTGTGGTCTCTGACATGCTTGAGGACACCCGGACAGAGTCCATGCTAGCAGAGGCCATGACGACAGAGAGTCAGTCACTACAAGTGACACCTGGCACAGCAGTGGATGGGCCACTACCCAGAGTGCATTTCGGGCTGACTGAGAGTGCCCTTGGGATTCTGAACTGTGCAAAGGATGCTGGGAAATGCTGGAATGAGATGTTTCAAGAGGAGGACACACGGGAAAGG GTCTTCAGATCTGAGAAACTGACGAACCTCACAACGTTCACACAATCCTCCGGCTTCTCCATCGTAACTAGCAACCTCGCCTCTTTCCTACCGAGGCTGTTTGCCCCCAAACACAGCATCTCAAAATACGAAAAACAGGTTACAATACATGACAAACCTGTTTTTGAAAAGACAGCTGTTGGGTCCCTCTTCATGGACAAGAATATTTTTGATGATGACGTTTCTAGTGAAGGTGCGCAGGCAGGAGTTACAAATATGGACATGGAAACAAAGGCAACCAATGGCAAAGAGGAGGAGCAATCACGTGGTAAACATCCCCGGACGCAACTCACAG GTAAAGCAAAAATTCTAAACGACAAAGCTCTGGATGTGTTCACAAACCTTGTTGAAGACAGGTCATTCATGGACTCCTATATTCCGAGCTCACACCCCAAACCAGCGGTATTCGGGTGGTGGCATGCGCACATCAAACCAGGCATCAGTGACGATGTCATTACCATCAGAGACCGCCGTGATTTGCTAATGAAATCGAGGCTGACTGCCATTCGTGGTGCTCTAGAAGTTGCAAGTTTTAGAAACTCTCAGTCGACCTATCGTGATTTTGTGGAACTTACAGGGGAGGGCTCAGGAGAGGACTTGCATTCCCCTCCTGAAGAAGACTGGGTCGGTGTTTTACCGCTGGGTGAAATGTCTGACGTCATAGGATTGGAAGAGCTCACAGACCCCCATCAAAG AAGGGTGTCGTCGCAGAGCAAGTTGTACCGCAGTGTGTCCTCCGCTCTACCCCCGAATATTTACTGCTGTCATCGCGCCGTCTGCACGGAGTACCTCCCCACACTCAGGGCAATCTGCCACACTGAGAGGCTTAGGGAGGCAGCCAACACTAAGAGAAG
- the LOC5509540 gene encoding ATPase family AAA domain-containing protein 5 isoform X3: protein MSAKMLGAASMAKEIDEAKVSPDRPSNQSKSIKSFFQSRSPESDSSPIRESPSQESKDSKDAPSERDTAQDDAVLEEKLDGMTRLQGSGNKSEEKSIKKTKQKWSLTWRVANKSKQNTTTTPDSDFEEDSLPTLELEDNDEKNFNKDNKNTKAKKKGKVGKIKNADESITKDDNTSRNYKAAQDGRSKNNVFTVLMSKPTSRQESQRSQAEVAHQLQTDENVDKKDIKKVEVSIIESPSTAKCVDSADLEDDTGVSNTTEKSSMKGPNAFKLMMQKSRSPTSDKEVTKNVTAKPAEKKFKLNICYSKKRTNFEIEDDDIFTGEIIGGNKKYKSADANSSINSKGRRGTSRKADNTEKCSDEGVDDNGGSRGYNTTNPNESSKKTKIKNKNVKKQNESLDAKEPVNISDSSNLSSPNSCQIVEKKEKSVKRRRKREGDQDSTIKSSGSEDFDPPPRRPGLRSRTKLTQSVEEVDTESERDEKEKKKRSKKKEKEGTSLKNPLTDQEARSQNNTQTIVPQKLAPIFLQRPKPQKNVTPASTSKDQTEATSTDKLKQKSAEVIRPEIPAVNQEELAAANKVFNSLFSGSRGVKGISSTVQITADMPAPWPTVSHVLQAEESSWKLEEPVWGRFKLGDYKVNVMPEMSSLALGDVTHSSNRYLRREKQEQVPQYEPLSSAMVKKVLSDISAHYPGIPVKKLYKQYKAKEDEARSFAKVKAGYPTEKEDSIDGMVDEKTKAKISKNKSVKTKGGSKRKLSVESGEEGSCKKQLKKEQFDEEVLDKGKIKEDKKPDKRFSRKGQKRERSVDYQSECQRRSTRTRTPSSKIEPEGKVEKKTETSKTKKRKTMDDSTDDIRKTDKTDGETKTPKTLPSEDSRLSQEGQRAASVQELPWSERFKPTCSSEVMGNASTTTRLRTWLEQWKIKREKTLRKELELQKRLLAKQNKSKAASSSMWKEDSDSDFQQSDSDSEGSCVEDSGLCNAMLVVGPRGAGKTASIYACAGELGYKVFEVNCTSKRSSKHIISQLEEATQSHLVMTNPSTTTPHSSAFGGLFKNISEKIEPPVKNPVSAFFKSSEKDKPKEKLSKKRGRKSEKGQKSERKEKKEENDQRMDGSDGSSSKKISIKAASLILFEEVDVIFEEDRSFWAAVNSFMRNTKCPIIMTSNDVHVGCDGRYEQLLFKLPSINLLSAHLQLTALINHVVIQPSDIKALVSLYGSDIRQCFLMLQFWLLSGGGKSMEYAQSSLDEAAKNVKQTGFLSVQTEPSSQGVSSLPTGSMSIMEDAGEESMFLSLDDWQSLRETRRRGKAGADIINSTQDVECDTDASQGVVSDMLEDTRTESMLAEAMTTESQSLQVTPGTAVDGPLPRVHFGLTESALGILNCAKDAGKCWNEMFQEEDTRERVFRSEKLTNLTTFTQSSGFSIVTSNLASFLPRLFAPKHSISKYEKQVTIHDKPVFEKTAVGSLFMDKNIFDDDVSSEGAQAGVTNMDMETKATNGKEEEQSRGKHPRTQLTGKAKILNDKALDVFTNLVEDRSFMDSYIPSSHPKPAVFGWWHAHIKPGISDDVITIRDRRDLLMKSRLTAIRGALEVASFRNSQSTYRDFVELTGEGSGEDLHSPPEEDWVGVLPLGEMSDVIGLEELTDPHQRRVSSQSKLYRSVSSALPPNIYCCHRAVCTEYLPTLRAICHTERLREAANTKRRFLHYLNSNSFPFSRTTLQSIADSYLG from the exons ATGTCGGCGAAAATGTTGGGCGCTGCTTCGATGGCCAAGGAAATTGACGAGGCAAAG GTGTCTCCTGACAGGCCCTCAAATCAAAGTAAAAGCATCAAAAGCTTTTTCCAGAGCCGGTCACCCGAGAGTGACAGCTCCCCTATCAGAGAAAGCCCATCCCAAGAGAGTAAAGACAGTAAAGATGCTCCTAGCGAAAGAGATACTGCCCAAGATGATGCAGTTCTTGAGGAAAAACTTGATGGGATGACTAGATTGCAGGGTAGTGGGAATAAAAGTGAAGAGAAATCCattaaaaaaactaaacaaaaGTGGTCTTTAACATGGAGGGTTGCCAACAAGTCCAAACAAAATACTACCACCACCCCAGACTCTGATTTTGAAGAGGATTCCTTGCCCACTTTAGAGTTGGAGGATAATGATGAGAAAAATTTTAATAAAGATAACAAGAATACCAAGGCAAAGAAGAAGGGAAAAGTGGGTAAAATTAAAAATGCTGATGAATCCATAACTAAGGATGATAACACAAGTAGAAATTATAAAGCAGCTCAAGATGGGCGAAgtaaaaacaatgtttttactGTGTTGATGAGTAAACCAACATCTCGGCAAGAATCACAAAGATCACAAGCTGAAGTTGCCCATCAATTACAAACTGATGAGAATGTTGACAAGAaagatataaaaaaggttGAAGTATCAATAATAGAATCACCATCAACTGCTAAATGTGTGGATAGTGCTGATCTAGAAGATGATACGGGAGTTtcaaatacaacagaaaaatcaTCTATGAAAGGGCCTAATGCATTTAAATTGATGATGCAAAAAAGTAGAAGCCCTACATCTGACAAAGAAGTCACTAAAAATGTAACTGCAAAGCCTGCTGAAAAGAAATTTAAGCTGAATATCTGTTACTCTAAGAAGAGAACAAACTTTGAAATTGAAGATGATGATATTTTCACTGGAGAAATTATTGGAGGTAATAAGAAGTACAAATCTGCTGATGCAAATAGTAGCATAAATAGCAAAGGTAGAAGAGGGACATCTAGGAAAGCAGACAATACTGAGAAATGCTCTGATGAAGGTGTGGATGACAATGGTGGAAGCAGGGGGTACAATACTACAAACCCAAATGAATCATCTAAGAAAACTAAAATCAAAAATAAGAatgtaaagaaacaaaatgagTCATTAGATGCTAAGGAACCAGTCAATATCTCAGACAGCTCAAATCTGAGCAGCCCAAATAGCTGTCAAATTgttgaaaaaaaggaaaagtcagtgaaaagaagaagaaaaagggagGGTGACCAAGATTCTACCATAAAGTCATCAGGAAGCGAGGACTTTGACCCCCCTCCTAGACGGCCAGGCCTTAGAAGTAGAACCAAATTGACGCAAAGTGTAGAGGAAGTTGATACTGAGAGTGAAAGAGAtgagaaagagaaaaagaagagaagTAAAAAGAAGGAGAAGGAAGGGACTTCCCTTAAAAATCCTTTGACAGACCAGGAGGCAAGGTCACAGAACAACACCCAAACAATTG TTCCGCAAAAGCTAGCCCCCATTTTCCTGCAAAGACCAAAACCACAGAAGAATGTAACACCTGCTTCAACATCAAAAGACCAAACAGAAGCTACTTCCACAGACAAACTCAAGCAAAAATCAGCAGAAGTTATTAGACCTGAGATCCCAGCAGTTAACCAAGAAGAATTAGCAGCAGCTAACAAGGTATTTAACTCCCTCTTTTCTGGGAGCAGAGGGGTGAAGGGGATATCATCCACTGTGCAGATTACAGCTGACATGCCAGCGCCATGGCCGACTGTCAGTCATGTGCTTCAAGCGGAGGAGTCGTCATGGAAACTTGAGGAACCAGTCTGGGGTCGGTTTAAGTTGGGTGATTATAAAG TGAATGTAATGCCAGAGATGTCAAGTCTTGCTTTAGGAGATGTCACCCACTCCTCCAATCGATACCTTAGAAGAGAAAAGCAG GAACAAGTCCCCCAATATGAGCCCCTGAGCTCTGCTATGGTAAAGAAAGTCCTCTCTGACATCTCAGCCCATTATCCTGGCATTCCAGTCAAGAAGCTGTATAAGCAATATAAGGCAAAGGAGGATGAAGCTAGAAGCTTTGCCAAAGTGAAGGCAGGGTATCCTACAGAAAAAGAAGACAGTATAGATGGAATGGTTGATGAGAAAACCAAGGCAAAGATCAGCaaaaataaatctgtaaagacaAAGGGAGGATCCAAGAGGAAGCTGTCAGTTGAAAGTGGGGAAGAGGGGTCTTGTAAAAAGCAGCTGAAGAAAGAACAGTTCGATGAGGAAGTCCTGGACAAAGGTAAAATAAAAGAGGATAAGAAACCAGATAAACGCTTTTCAAGAAAAGGacaaaagagagaaagaagTGTTGATTATCAGTCAGAATGTCAGAGACGTTCTACTCGTACAAGAACACCGTCTTCAAAAATTGAACCAGAGGGAAAAGTGGAAAAGAAAACAGAgacttcaaaaacaaaaaagcgcAAGACTATGGATGATTCAACTGATGACATTAGAAAAACTGATAAAACAGATGGTGAAACAAAAACCCCCAAGACCTTGCCATCTGAGGACTCTAGGTTATCTCAAGAAGGTCAAAGGGCTGCTAGTGTACAGGAACTTCCCTGGAGTGAAAGGTTTAAGCCAACCTGCTCATCTGAAGTCATGGGGAATGCGTCGACCACCACACGGCTCAGAACATGGCTGGAACAATGGAAGATCAAGCGGGAGAAGACACTACGCAAGGAGCTTGAGTTACAGAAAAG ACTCCTTGCCAAACAAAATAAGTCCAAGGCTGCAAGCTCATCCATGTGGAAGGAGGACAGCGACTCAGACTTTCAACAAAGTGACTCAGACAGTGAGGGAAGCTGTGTGGAGGACAGTGGACTCTGTAATGCCATGCTTGTTGTCGGCCCAAGGGGTGCTGGGAAGACAGCGTCCATTTATGCATGTGCTGGAGAACTTGGATACAAG GTGTTTGAGGTTAACTGCACTTCTAAGCGCTCCAGCAAACACATCATCTCCCAACTGGAAGAAGCTACACAGTCTCATCTTGTGATGACCAACCCATCAACCACTACCCCCCACTCGTCTGCTTTTGGTGGCCTGTTCAAGAATATCTCAGAAAAAATAGAGCCCCCAGTGAAAAATCCTGTCTCAGCATTCTTCAAATCATCAGAAAAGGATAAACCTAAAGAAAAGTTGTCCAAGAAGAGAGGGCGCAAAAGTGAAAAAGGCCAAAAAAGTGAgcgaaaagagaaaaaagaagaaaatgatcAGAGAATGGATGGCTCTGATGGCAGCTCAAGTAAAAAGATTTCTATCAAGGCAGCATCTCTGATTTTATTTGAAGAG GTTGATGTAATTTTtgaagaagaccgttctttcTGGGCCGCAGTCAATTCCTTCATGCGCAACACAAAGTGTCCGATCATCATGACTAGTAATG aTGTACATGTTGGATGTGACGGGCGGTATGAACAGCTGTTATTCAAACTCCCGTCAATCAACCTCTTGTCAGCCCATCTTCAACTTACTGCACTCATTAATCATGTGGTTATCCAACCCAGCGACATCAAGGCCCTCGTCTctttatatggaagtgacatTCGGCAATGTTTCCTAATGTTGCAATTCTGGCTACTCTCTGGGGGAGGGAAGAGTATGGAATATGCACAGTCTTCCTTAGATGAGGCTGCAAAGAATGTAAAACAGACAGGGTTTCTCTCTGTTCAG ACGGAGCCCTCAAGCCAAGGTGTCAGCAGTCTTCCAACAGGGAGCATGAGCATTATGGAGGATGCCGGAGAGGAGAGCATGTTCCTTTCATTGGATGATTGGCAGTCACTCAGAGAGACGAGAAGAAGAGGCAAGGCAGGAGCCGATATCATCAACAGCACA CAGGATGTAGAATGTGACACGGATGCATCTCAGGGTGTGGTCTCTGACATGCTTGAGGACACCCGGACAGAGTCCATGCTAGCAGAGGCCATGACGACAGAGAGTCAGTCACTACAAGTGACACCTGGCACAGCAGTGGATGGGCCACTACCCAGAGTGCATTTCGGGCTGACTGAGAGTGCCCTTGGGATTCTGAACTGTGCAAAGGATGCTGGGAAATGCTGGAATGAGATGTTTCAAGAGGAGGACACACGGGAAAGG GTCTTCAGATCTGAGAAACTGACGAACCTCACAACGTTCACACAATCCTCCGGCTTCTCCATCGTAACTAGCAACCTCGCCTCTTTCCTACCGAGGCTGTTTGCCCCCAAACACAGCATCTCAAAATACGAAAAACAGGTTACAATACATGACAAACCTGTTTTTGAAAAGACAGCTGTTGGGTCCCTCTTCATGGACAAGAATATTTTTGATGATGACGTTTCTAGTGAAGGTGCGCAGGCAGGAGTTACAAATATGGACATGGAAACAAAGGCAACCAATGGCAAAGAGGAGGAGCAATCACGTGGTAAACATCCCCGGACGCAACTCACAG GTAAAGCAAAAATTCTAAACGACAAAGCTCTGGATGTGTTCACAAACCTTGTTGAAGACAGGTCATTCATGGACTCCTATATTCCGAGCTCACACCCCAAACCAGCGGTATTCGGGTGGTGGCATGCGCACATCAAACCAGGCATCAGTGACGATGTCATTACCATCAGAGACCGCCGTGATTTGCTAATGAAATCGAGGCTGACTGCCATTCGTGGTGCTCTAGAAGTTGCAAGTTTTAGAAACTCTCAGTCGACCTATCGTGATTTTGTGGAACTTACAGGGGAGGGCTCAGGAGAGGACTTGCATTCCCCTCCTGAAGAAGACTGGGTCGGTGTTTTACCGCTGGGTGAAATGTCTGACGTCATAGGATTGGAAGAGCTCACAGACCCCCATCAAAG AAGGGTGTCGTCGCAGAGCAAGTTGTACCGCAGTGTGTCCTCCGCTCTACCCCCGAATATTTACTGCTGTCATCGCGCCGTCTGCACGGAGTACCTCCCCACACTCAGGGCAATCTGCCACACTGAGAGGCTTAGGGAGGCAGCCAACACTAAGAGAAG